A window from Gemmatimonadaceae bacterium encodes these proteins:
- a CDS encoding response regulator yields the protein MRIIIADDDEIVRAFVQRVIEHGSNDAIAAEDGREALELIKVQDPDLLITDLKMPDMDGFQLIEALRALPAHAAIPIICLTSVSDREDVARLIEMKISDYVLKPVRPFDLAERIRTVSLRTAGWKLKRRETPVRARKAIR from the coding sequence ATGAGGATCATCATTGCAGACGACGACGAAATCGTGCGCGCCTTTGTTCAGCGAGTCATCGAACACGGGTCGAACGACGCGATTGCCGCCGAAGACGGGCGTGAAGCCCTCGAGTTGATCAAGGTTCAGGATCCCGATCTCCTGATCACCGATCTGAAAATGCCGGACATGGACGGCTTTCAGTTGATCGAGGCCCTGCGCGCTCTCCCGGCGCACGCCGCCATTCCGATCATCTGTTTGACGTCCGTCAGCGACCGCGAGGACGTCGCGCGACTCATCGAGATGAAGATCTCGGACTACGTGCTCAAGCCCGTGCGTCCCTTCGATCTCGCCGAGCGCATTCGCACCGTCTCGCTGCGCACCGCCGGCTGGAAGCTGAAGCGGCGCGAAACGCCGGTCAGGGCTCGAAAGGCGATTCGGTAA
- a CDS encoding MFS transporter produces MTSTTGRAAAPPSAAAVTGTTAESTAAESERRIWGVIAASSAGTVIEWYDFYIFGSLSAILSGVFYPESNSTISLLKWLATFAAGFAVRPFGALVFGRIGDLVGRKYAFMLTLVIMGGSTAVIGLLPGYGTLGIFAPALLVTLRLLQGLALGGEYGGAAVYVAEHAPDHKRGFYTSFIQTTATLGLFVSLLVILATQHSMSAESFKQWGWRIPFLLSAVLVVVSYYIRSRMAESPLFAKLKAEGKTSTAPIADSYGSADRWKVFFVVLFGATAGQAVVWYTGQFYALIFLQNILKVPLDTAYKIVALGLLIGTPFFVVFGALSDRIGRKRIIMTGCFLAALTYIPIYKTMSAYANPVNFGMLTALIFVQVLYVTMVYGPIAAFLVESFPARIRYTSLSLPYHFGNGWFGGFTPLIATSLVAATGNRYAGLYFPIAVAGLTFIVGGLLLRETKDQSIWAEV; encoded by the coding sequence ATGACATCCACAACCGGACGGGCCGCCGCGCCGCCGAGCGCCGCCGCCGTTACTGGCACCACTGCTGAAAGCACTGCAGCCGAGTCGGAGCGTCGTATTTGGGGAGTCATTGCCGCGTCCAGCGCGGGCACCGTGATCGAGTGGTACGACTTCTATATCTTCGGGAGCCTGTCGGCGATTCTCTCGGGCGTTTTCTATCCCGAGTCGAATTCGACCATCTCGCTGCTGAAATGGCTGGCGACATTCGCCGCCGGATTCGCCGTGCGCCCATTTGGCGCGCTGGTGTTCGGACGCATCGGCGATCTCGTGGGCCGGAAGTACGCGTTCATGCTGACACTGGTGATCATGGGCGGATCGACGGCAGTCATCGGTTTATTGCCGGGATACGGTACACTTGGGATTTTCGCCCCGGCGCTGCTCGTCACATTGCGGTTGCTTCAAGGACTCGCGCTGGGCGGCGAGTATGGCGGCGCCGCGGTGTACGTCGCCGAGCATGCGCCGGATCACAAGCGCGGCTTCTATACGTCGTTCATTCAGACGACGGCCACACTCGGCCTCTTCGTGTCGCTGCTCGTGATTCTGGCGACGCAGCATTCGATGAGTGCCGAGTCGTTCAAGCAATGGGGCTGGCGGATTCCGTTCCTGCTGTCGGCGGTGCTGGTGGTCGTGTCGTACTACATCCGCTCGCGCATGGCGGAGTCGCCGCTCTTCGCGAAATTGAAGGCCGAGGGAAAAACGTCGACCGCGCCGATCGCGGATAGTTACGGAAGCGCCGATCGATGGAAGGTGTTCTTCGTCGTGTTGTTCGGCGCGACGGCGGGCCAGGCGGTGGTGTGGTATACCGGCCAGTTCTATGCGCTGATCTTTTTGCAGAACATTCTCAAGGTGCCGCTGGATACGGCGTACAAGATCGTCGCGCTCGGGCTCCTCATCGGGACGCCGTTCTTCGTCGTGTTCGGCGCGCTGTCCGATCGCATTGGGCGCAAGCGGATCATCATGACGGGATGCTTCCTCGCGGCGCTGACCTACATCCCGATCTACAAGACGATGTCGGCGTATGCGAACCCGGTGAACTTCGGCATGCTCACGGCGCTGATCTTCGTGCAGGTGTTGTACGTGACGATGGTGTACGGGCCGATTGCCGCGTTCCTCGTCGAGAGCTTCCCGGCGCGCATTCGGTATACGTCGCTGTCGCTGCCGTATCACTTCGGGAATGGCTGGTTCGGCGGCTTCACGCCGTTGATCGCGACGTCACTCGTGGCGGCGACGGGCAATCGATACGCGGGGCTCTATTTCCCGATCGCGGTAGCGGGGCTGACGTTCATCGTTGGGGGATTGTTGTTGCGGGAGACGAAGGATCAGAGTATTTGGGCTGAGGTCTAG
- a CDS encoding penicillin acylase family protein — translation MERANGKSEARFPFADSIRRLALCTLIFTATCIPAVTPNELDPRELARDVVVTRTAHGVPHILAHDFASAGYAIAYVQCEDYGAQVVNSLLRARGEMGKYFGRDSMRSDFAGHLAYQRAQEVYGDVDDDARDVYEGFAAGVNRYIELHRGEFPPGFRPNFTGYDVLAKDVEVPPTNQASRFAPPTGVAPHADPNDGSNAWAFAPSRVTSGHAVLLRNPHLAWTAGYYEAHIIIPGLLNFYGDLRIGGPFTVVGGFNPYLGWATTNNDPILWQLYSLETDAADSMRYVLDGKTHALSKQTVVAEFKTATGMGKDSVVLYRTSLGPVVKRTRTTLYVMKAANDMEYRGGEQFLRMMRSGTLDEWKAAMRMRARINSSFTYADVDGNIYYVWNASLPSLPHPPTGDSMPIPVRETTDAWTHLVPYDSLPQFLNPPWGYIHNENDAPYYTNMFQPLDPRGYPPYFPPPHLGLRSQLAISLIHNNRKMSLEEIITLKHSYRMLLAERIGDELIAAVRASHPTGEVARGLEVLEQWDRTAAPDSRGGVLFDTWWRRYDVRGDSSFAVLWDPAQPLTTPRGLRNPARAAVVFGRAVTDVIQRYGSVDVAWGDVHRVRRGDVDVPVGGCASDEGCFRVLTYAPAADGKLVATGSDGWILAVEFADEPRAFSILAYGESPHPYSPWYSDQAAMFARGELKPVLWNLDDIRRDGGRTYRPGSDAKYEP, via the coding sequence ATGGAAAGAGCGAATGGAAAGAGCGAGGCGCGGTTTCCATTCGCCGATTCCATTCGCCGTTTGGCTCTGTGCACTCTCATCTTCACGGCGACCTGTATTCCCGCCGTTACGCCGAACGAGCTCGACCCGCGCGAGCTCGCGCGCGACGTCGTCGTCACGCGCACCGCGCACGGCGTACCCCACATCCTCGCGCACGACTTCGCGTCGGCCGGATACGCCATCGCGTACGTGCAGTGCGAGGACTACGGCGCGCAGGTCGTCAACAGTCTGCTCCGCGCGCGCGGAGAGATGGGGAAGTACTTCGGACGCGACAGCATGCGCTCCGATTTCGCCGGGCACCTGGCGTACCAGCGCGCGCAGGAGGTCTACGGTGACGTCGACGACGACGCGCGCGACGTGTATGAAGGATTCGCCGCCGGAGTCAATCGCTACATCGAGCTGCATCGCGGCGAATTTCCGCCAGGATTCCGGCCCAACTTCACGGGCTACGACGTCCTCGCGAAAGACGTCGAGGTCCCGCCGACGAATCAGGCTTCGCGCTTCGCGCCGCCGACTGGTGTCGCGCCGCACGCCGATCCCAACGACGGATCCAACGCCTGGGCGTTCGCGCCGAGCCGAGTGACGTCCGGGCACGCGGTGTTGCTGCGCAACCCGCACCTCGCGTGGACCGCGGGCTACTACGAAGCACACATCATCATTCCGGGATTGCTGAACTTCTACGGCGACCTGCGCATCGGCGGCCCATTCACCGTCGTCGGCGGATTCAACCCGTACCTCGGCTGGGCTACCACCAACAACGATCCGATCCTCTGGCAGCTGTACTCGCTGGAGACCGACGCCGCCGATTCCATGCGGTACGTGCTCGACGGCAAGACACACGCGCTGTCGAAACAGACCGTCGTCGCCGAGTTCAAGACGGCGACTGGCATGGGCAAGGACAGCGTCGTTCTGTACCGCACATCGCTCGGTCCGGTCGTCAAACGCACGAGAACCACGCTGTACGTGATGAAGGCCGCGAACGACATGGAGTATCGCGGCGGCGAACAGTTCCTGCGCATGATGCGCTCGGGAACGCTCGACGAATGGAAAGCCGCGATGCGCATGCGCGCGCGGATCAACTCGAGCTTCACGTATGCCGACGTCGACGGCAACATCTACTATGTCTGGAACGCGTCGCTCCCGTCGTTGCCGCATCCGCCCACCGGCGACTCGATGCCGATTCCGGTCCGCGAGACCACCGACGCATGGACGCATCTCGTGCCGTACGACTCGCTGCCGCAGTTCCTCAACCCGCCTTGGGGCTACATACACAACGAGAACGACGCGCCGTATTACACGAACATGTTCCAGCCGCTCGATCCGCGCGGGTATCCGCCGTATTTCCCGCCGCCGCATCTGGGACTGCGGAGCCAGCTCGCGATCTCGCTCATTCACAACAATCGAAAGATGAGCCTCGAGGAGATCATCACGCTCAAACACTCCTATCGAATGCTGTTGGCGGAGCGGATTGGGGATGAGCTCATCGCGGCGGTGCGTGCGTCGCATCCCACCGGTGAGGTGGCGCGCGGGCTCGAAGTGCTCGAGCAGTGGGATCGCACGGCGGCGCCCGACTCGCGCGGCGGCGTGTTGTTCGACACGTGGTGGCGCCGGTATGACGTTCGCGGCGACAGCTCGTTCGCCGTCCTCTGGGATCCGGCGCAGCCGCTGACCACGCCGCGCGGCTTGCGCAATCCGGCCCGAGCCGCCGTGGTATTCGGTCGCGCCGTGACCGACGTGATCCAGCGCTACGGATCGGTGGACGTCGCGTGGGGCGACGTGCATCGCGTGCGACGCGGCGACGTCGACGTGCCGGTGGGCGGCTGTGCCAGCGACGAAGGCTGCTTTCGCGTGTTGACCTACGCACCGGCGGCGGACGGAAAGCTCGTCGCGACGGGATCGGATGGATGGATTCTCGCCGTGGAGTTCGCGGACGAGCCGCGCGCGTTCTCCATCCTCGCCTACGGCGAAAGCCCGCATCCCTACTCGCCGTGGTATTCCGATCAGGCGGCGATGTTCGCGCGGGGGGAGCTCAAGCCGGTCTTGTGGAACCTGGACGACATTCGGCGGGACGGCGGCCGCACCTATCGGCCGGGCAGTGACGCGAAGTACGAGCCGTAG
- a CDS encoding FecR domain-containing protein, whose amino-acid sequence MSTPDARSTASPSSLTPTSALTGPLADEAALKRAFDAEFAQCLASAKTQLGEAAAHAPRVVETAFLNAWGQRATLGNEDHLKSILSDEIRHGAARALSRRHSGGRFGAVGGAAAKAHDLAADRETPEYVWGQIDRALHGTGETAEAHRAAADAGRHEAAAHMKQMSKRPGWVIPLAIGVVALVASVAGVMYVDRLGEDDAALAIVANSQTQPVTSPAGQFGSTTLRDGTKMRMGPNTSYWEPDEFGSKSRVIRIEGTAAFEVAPGQKLPFRVVAHRYHFIATGTKFVISTFSADSTPSILVQEGSVTVKTPKAQAVVTAGQAMHADATGIHPVTDDARAESFGWVDGRVTVRNKQLREVVEALTRWFNYDVKVPDLSLLDRMASIDVPIDSSGLAITQVEKSANVKFAYEGESKIFRDAASKKK is encoded by the coding sequence ATGTCGACGCCGGATGCACGCAGCACCGCTTCGCCCAGTTCGCTGACTCCAACGAGTGCACTCACCGGCCCGCTTGCCGACGAAGCCGCGCTCAAGCGCGCCTTCGATGCCGAATTCGCGCAATGCCTGGCGAGCGCGAAAACGCAACTTGGCGAAGCCGCCGCGCACGCGCCGCGCGTCGTGGAGACGGCGTTCCTCAACGCCTGGGGCCAGCGCGCCACGTTGGGCAATGAGGATCATTTAAAGAGTATTCTCTCAGATGAGATCCGTCATGGCGCCGCGCGCGCGCTGAGCCGGCGCCATTCCGGCGGCCGCTTCGGCGCGGTCGGCGGCGCCGCCGCGAAAGCGCACGACCTCGCGGCCGACCGCGAGACGCCCGAATACGTCTGGGGACAGATCGACAGGGCGCTGCACGGGACCGGCGAAACGGCCGAGGCGCATCGCGCGGCCGCGGACGCCGGTCGGCACGAGGCCGCGGCGCACATGAAGCAGATGTCGAAGCGACCGGGCTGGGTGATTCCGCTCGCGATCGGCGTGGTGGCGCTCGTCGCGTCCGTTGCCGGCGTGATGTACGTCGACCGGCTCGGCGAAGACGACGCGGCCCTCGCCATCGTCGCGAACTCGCAGACGCAGCCAGTCACCTCGCCGGCCGGACAGTTCGGGTCGACCACGTTGCGCGACGGCACCAAGATGCGCATGGGTCCGAACACGAGCTACTGGGAGCCGGACGAGTTCGGCTCCAAGAGCCGTGTCATCAGGATCGAAGGCACCGCGGCGTTCGAGGTCGCGCCCGGGCAGAAGCTGCCGTTCCGCGTCGTGGCGCACCGATATCACTTCATCGCCACGGGAACCAAGTTCGTCATCTCGACATTCTCAGCGGACAGCACGCCCTCGATTCTCGTGCAGGAAGGGAGTGTCACGGTCAAGACGCCAAAGGCCCAGGCCGTCGTGACCGCGGGCCAGGCAATGCACGCCGACGCGACCGGCATTCATCCCGTGACCGATGACGCGCGTGCGGAGTCTTTTGGCTGGGTCGACGGCCGGGTGACCGTGCGAAACAAGCAGCTTCGCGAGGTCGTAGAGGCGCTGACCCGATGGTTCAACTACGACGTGAAAGTGCCCGACCTGTCGTTGCTCGATCGTATGGCATCCATAGATGTCCCGATCGACTCCAGCGGTTTGGCGATCACGCAGGTCGAAAAGAGCGCCAACGTCAAGTTCGCGTACGAGGGAGAGTCGAAGATCTTCCGCGACGCGGCGTCAAAGAAGAAGTAA
- a CDS encoding response regulator, with translation MVDDHETTRQTITRMLEAGGFEVRTAKNGVEALDRLAREASEIDIVLSDVTMPEMGGIDLSYQIREHYPAMPVALVSGDVSDLERSIIGRQDVPFIKKPFHAESLYSAVNEAIRRHTARQTET, from the coding sequence GTGGTCGACGACCACGAAACGACCCGGCAGACGATCACCCGCATGCTCGAGGCGGGCGGCTTCGAAGTGCGCACGGCGAAGAACGGCGTCGAAGCCCTGGACCGCCTGGCGCGCGAAGCGAGCGAGATCGACATCGTGCTCTCCGACGTCACCATGCCGGAGATGGGCGGCATCGATCTGTCGTATCAGATTCGCGAACATTATCCAGCGATGCCCGTCGCCCTCGTCTCCGGCGACGTGAGCGATCTCGAACGCAGCATCATCGGCCGCCAGGACGTGCCGTTCATCAAAAAGCCGTTCCACGCCGAGTCGCTGTACAGCGCGGTGAACGAAGCCATTCGTCGTCACACGGCGCGGCAGACCGAGACCTGA
- a CDS encoding M20/M25/M40 family metallo-hydrolase encodes MLRRLATAVGLIALVALSILRVSRPPSPVPATASDTVFSAERAMRHVEQIAVRPHPIGSADHDRVRDYVMAQLNAMGLRPRLQVTTAIGTRYQEAGRVQNILAYIPGSSSTGKALLLMAHYDGVEAGPAASDDGAGTAALLEAIRAIRARKAPLEHDIIALFTDGEEAGLLGAAAFVREHPWAKDVAFALNFEARGTTGRSFMFETGPGNLDAVRQLRAARDVTAGSVFTKIYRVLPNDTDLSELALLGVPALNFAFADGVQRYHTTRDDVAHLNPGSLQHHGQQMLRVATRIANEDLPRPKTGDAVFFDLPGLGLIVYPQWFAIPLAIVALVLTVVLVRPIWRDSLIGAVAMMIALAVSVTISRFVNLGGAARWSGIYAAALALLMVSINLAAYHVIRARRGGAYGGVLLVWLAVSLLASIVAPGVSYLFTWPLLFALIAARSKHPVAEWIAAAMTLFMLAGFAYATAVIMLGLSVPGSIALGVLTALMTWLVSPLLDRASPSWKVDASIAAAAVVVAAIGLATVRPSADHPIGTSLLYVENAATHEAWLGSLGRAADDWTRSVIGADAKVARRAPAWTRGISEFGGVLTGKPVTAVGLSAPTLTYIRDTVIDNARRVVFRLNVPPGTTGAIVRAWGAAVGRVAIDARVVDTTRFRYHPPTWQFQFWNVPDSGAVFSLAIPPGKSIDVDVSARRMGLPPIPGVTIPPRPPRVVPAQTGDASIVYVSARF; translated from the coding sequence ATGCTACGACGTCTCGCCACGGCAGTCGGACTGATCGCGCTGGTCGCGCTGTCGATCCTCCGCGTTTCCCGCCCGCCGTCGCCTGTCCCGGCGACCGCATCGGACACGGTCTTCTCCGCCGAGCGTGCGATGCGCCACGTGGAGCAGATCGCGGTGCGGCCGCATCCAATCGGCTCGGCGGACCACGATCGTGTGCGCGACTACGTGATGGCGCAACTGAACGCCATGGGCCTGCGCCCCAGGCTGCAGGTCACGACGGCCATCGGCACGCGCTATCAGGAGGCGGGCCGCGTCCAGAACATCCTGGCGTACATCCCCGGCAGCTCGTCGACGGGCAAGGCCCTGCTGCTCATGGCGCATTACGACGGCGTCGAGGCCGGCCCCGCCGCGAGCGACGACGGCGCCGGCACGGCCGCTCTGCTCGAGGCGATTCGAGCCATTCGCGCGCGGAAGGCGCCGCTGGAGCACGACATCATCGCGCTCTTCACCGACGGCGAGGAAGCCGGCCTGCTCGGCGCCGCGGCCTTCGTGCGCGAGCATCCGTGGGCGAAGGACGTCGCGTTCGCGCTCAATTTCGAAGCGCGTGGAACGACGGGCCGTTCGTTCATGTTCGAGACGGGGCCGGGGAATCTCGACGCCGTTCGCCAACTGCGCGCGGCGCGCGACGTCACCGCGGGCTCCGTGTTCACGAAGATTTATCGAGTGCTGCCCAACGACACGGATCTGTCGGAGCTCGCGCTGCTCGGCGTTCCGGCGCTCAACTTCGCGTTCGCGGACGGCGTCCAACGATACCACACGACGCGGGACGACGTCGCGCATCTCAATCCCGGCAGCTTGCAGCATCACGGCCAGCAGATGCTGCGCGTCGCGACGCGTATCGCGAATGAAGACCTGCCGCGGCCCAAAACCGGCGATGCGGTGTTCTTCGATCTGCCGGGACTCGGGCTGATCGTGTATCCACAGTGGTTCGCGATTCCGCTCGCGATCGTCGCGCTGGTACTCACCGTGGTCCTGGTGCGGCCGATCTGGCGCGATTCGCTGATCGGCGCCGTCGCCATGATGATTGCGCTCGCCGTGAGCGTCACGATCTCGCGATTCGTGAACCTTGGCGGCGCGGCCCGGTGGAGCGGGATCTACGCCGCGGCGCTCGCGCTGCTGATGGTATCGATCAATCTCGCCGCGTATCACGTCATCCGCGCACGGCGCGGCGGCGCGTACGGCGGCGTACTGCTCGTATGGTTGGCGGTGTCGCTGTTGGCGTCGATTGTGGCGCCGGGCGTGAGCTACCTCTTCACGTGGCCGCTCCTGTTCGCGCTGATCGCGGCGCGGTCGAAGCATCCGGTGGCGGAATGGATCGCGGCGGCGATGACCCTTTTCATGCTCGCCGGATTCGCATACGCGACGGCCGTCATCATGCTTGGCTTGAGCGTCCCGGGCTCGATCGCACTCGGCGTGCTGACCGCGCTGATGACGTGGCTCGTCTCGCCGTTGCTCGATCGCGCGTCGCCGTCATGGAAGGTGGATGCGAGCATCGCGGCGGCGGCGGTGGTCGTTGCCGCGATCGGATTGGCGACGGTTCGCCCGAGTGCCGATCATCCGATTGGGACGTCGCTGCTCTATGTCGAGAACGCGGCGACGCACGAAGCGTGGCTCGGTAGCCTGGGTCGAGCGGCGGACGACTGGACGCGGTCCGTGATCGGGGCGGATGCTAAGGTTGCGCGTCGCGCGCCGGCGTGGACGCGGGGGATCAGCGAGTTTGGCGGCGTGCTGACCGGAAAACCGGTGACGGCGGTTGGCTTGAGCGCGCCGACGCTCACGTACATTCGCGACACCGTGATCGACAACGCGCGTCGCGTCGTGTTCCGACTGAACGTGCCGCCGGGAACGACCGGCGCGATCGTGCGCGCCTGGGGTGCAGCAGTGGGCCGCGTGGCGATCGACGCGCGCGTGGTGGATACGACGCGCTTTCGGTATCACCCCCCGACGTGGCAATTCCAATTCTGGAATGTGCCGGACAGCGGCGCGGTCTTTTCGCTGGCGATTCCGCCCGGCAAATCCATTGACGTCGATGTATCCGCGCGGCGGATGGGATTGCCGCCGATTCCCGGGGTCACGATTCCGCCGCGACCGCCGCGGGTGGTGCCGGCGCAGACCGGGGACGCGAGCATCGTCTACGTGAGCGCGCGGTTTTAG